From Bradyrhizobium sp. NDS-1, the proteins below share one genomic window:
- a CDS encoding extracellular solute-binding protein → MMITRRSLLVTGAVSTAVYAMPAVIRAAQKTTVTISQANPTYRALLSELTTQFETDNPSKSIKFVADGDNWGPLLNSTIRGSLVNSLPDGSWQALTYARFLANRKIAQPLNKLFGGDTGSFEVLGLSKTMIDAASVNGEVFSVPFGTTIPVIYCNMDLLRKAGYSNPKPPASWDEIHEVGLKVKGLNETVSGGFIEYEASNAWMFQTLISSYGGEMMNPVRNAIAFDGSAGLQALTTLARFGEIVRTDMSAEQARQAFKSGSTAMHIQSASGMTSTAKAVAGHFELAIAQIPVEPQGRLAGAGHGFFMFTKDQAKQEVMFDFMKFAASKKGQMILAKNSGYMPINLVALKDAVFLDEYLKINPLHRDIVERLAVTGDQFSFPSDNTAKIVEMISDQMRSVLFRGSKPEEALQNMASQTKKLLG, encoded by the coding sequence ATGATGATCACCCGCAGAAGCCTCCTGGTGACCGGAGCCGTGTCGACAGCCGTATACGCCATGCCGGCCGTCATCAGAGCCGCCCAGAAAACGACCGTCACGATTTCGCAGGCCAATCCGACCTACCGAGCCCTTCTCTCCGAACTGACGACGCAATTCGAAACCGATAACCCCTCGAAGTCGATCAAATTCGTAGCTGACGGGGACAACTGGGGCCCGTTATTGAACAGCACGATCCGAGGTTCTCTTGTGAATTCCTTGCCGGACGGCTCCTGGCAAGCCCTGACCTATGCGCGGTTTCTCGCCAACAGAAAGATCGCGCAGCCTTTGAACAAGCTCTTCGGCGGCGACACTGGGAGTTTCGAAGTGCTGGGACTTTCGAAGACGATGATCGATGCGGCAAGCGTGAATGGCGAAGTCTTCAGCGTCCCGTTCGGGACGACCATTCCCGTCATCTACTGCAACATGGACCTACTTCGTAAGGCGGGTTACTCGAATCCGAAACCTCCAGCATCCTGGGACGAAATTCATGAAGTCGGTCTCAAGGTCAAGGGTCTGAACGAGACGGTCAGCGGCGGTTTCATCGAATACGAGGCCAGCAACGCCTGGATGTTCCAGACCCTAATATCGTCCTACGGCGGCGAGATGATGAACCCGGTACGGAACGCAATTGCCTTCGACGGCTCGGCAGGTCTCCAGGCGCTTACCACTCTTGCGCGCTTTGGTGAAATCGTCAGGACAGATATGTCCGCGGAGCAGGCTCGCCAGGCGTTCAAGTCGGGTAGCACTGCCATGCATATTCAGTCCGCAAGCGGCATGACTTCGACGGCGAAGGCGGTGGCCGGGCATTTCGAACTGGCCATCGCCCAGATTCCTGTCGAGCCTCAGGGCCGACTGGCCGGAGCTGGTCATGGTTTCTTCATGTTCACCAAAGATCAGGCCAAGCAAGAGGTCATGTTCGATTTCATGAAGTTCGCCGCCAGCAAAAAGGGCCAGATGATACTGGCGAAGAATAGCGGGTACATGCCCATCAATCTTGTGGCTCTCAAGGACGCCGTATTCCTCGACGAGTATCTGAAGATTAACCCGCTGCATCGGGACATCGTAGAACGGCTTGCGGTGACGGGGGACCAATTCTCATTCCCGAGCGACAACACGGCCAAGATCGTAGAGATGATTTCCGATCAAATGCGCAGTGTTTTGTTCCGGGGCAGCAAACCGGAGGAAGCACTACAGAACATGGCAAGCCAAACCAAGAAGCTCCTTGGATAA
- a CDS encoding succinylglutamate desuccinylase/aspartoacylase family protein encodes MNQPFKLGIDLDKDGRQDGYLNVRTTSELSPFGCSMVPVTSIRNGDGPCVVVIGGCHGDEYEGQLIARSLLGTLEVEDVRGQLIVLPAANAEAVRAGRRFSPLDDGNLNAVFPGRENGTATERIAHFIETVLMSRAELVVDIHTGGKSIDYFPSAMLSGTIDGDRRRRVVDLTKALGLPVAFFVDEEDYSHSSILGACDRAGVLNISAEIGGGGSVNPSTLEPARTGVMRLLHQAGVLCDGPSNSATEVSFMRRLPISSTVLSPASGLLEPLVQLGDWVTKDQLAGLLHSIETPWSRPIPVYFAETGFVLCRRLQVATQIGDGLFKLAVPTEA; translated from the coding sequence ATGAACCAGCCGTTTAAATTGGGCATTGATCTAGATAAGGATGGCCGTCAGGACGGCTATCTCAACGTGAGGACGACCAGCGAGCTATCGCCATTCGGATGTTCTATGGTTCCTGTCACATCCATACGCAACGGCGACGGCCCCTGCGTTGTGGTCATCGGCGGCTGCCACGGAGACGAATATGAGGGGCAGCTAATCGCAAGGTCGCTGCTTGGCACCCTAGAAGTCGAGGATGTTCGCGGCCAGTTGATCGTACTTCCCGCCGCGAATGCCGAGGCCGTTCGAGCCGGACGGCGCTTTTCCCCCCTTGACGACGGGAATCTGAACGCCGTTTTCCCCGGCAGGGAAAACGGCACGGCGACCGAGCGCATCGCGCACTTCATCGAGACGGTCCTGATGTCCCGCGCAGAACTTGTCGTGGACATCCATACAGGCGGTAAATCCATCGATTATTTCCCGTCGGCAATGCTTTCTGGAACCATCGATGGCGACAGGCGACGCCGCGTCGTGGATCTCACCAAGGCACTCGGACTTCCGGTCGCGTTTTTCGTCGATGAGGAAGATTACTCCCATTCGAGCATTCTCGGAGCATGCGACCGCGCCGGGGTCCTCAACATTTCTGCCGAAATCGGCGGAGGAGGATCAGTCAACCCGTCGACGCTGGAGCCGGCGCGCACCGGCGTCATGCGTCTGCTGCATCAGGCCGGCGTCCTTTGTGATGGCCCCTCGAACTCAGCTACCGAGGTCTCGTTCATGCGTCGCCTCCCGATCAGCTCAACCGTTCTCTCGCCAGCTAGCGGGCTGCTAGAGCCGCTCGTGCAACTAGGCGACTGGGTCACCAAAGACCAGTTGGCCGGCCTCCTGCATTCTATCGAAACACCGTGGTCCAGGCCGATCCCGGTTTACTTCGCCGAAACCGGGTTCGTACTCTGCCGTCGCCTGCAGGTTGCGACACAGATCGGCGATGGCCTCTTCAAGCTCGCGGTGCCGACGGAGGCGTAA
- a CDS encoding carbohydrate ABC transporter permease, with the protein MNARLSPQAAILRHAVLLITAALILIPFVWMISLSMKPPGEIFREHFAFLPEQWYAVQNYRKALTSAPLPRYMGNGVLVCAAILTLQILICAPCAYALAKLRFPGRDLIFGLVLIGLLLPHQVLSLPLFVLCYELGILNTYAALIFPFVVSPFGIFLFRQVFKTIPDDVVHAARLDGLSELGIVWKVMVPMALPAVIAFSIFSVVGRWNDLFWPLIAVRSESLMPPPLGIIAFANEEAGNDYGPLMAAATIVVLPLVIAFLAAQKWFVEGMTGGAVK; encoded by the coding sequence ATGAACGCCCGCCTCTCTCCTCAGGCCGCCATATTGCGCCACGCCGTGTTGCTGATCACGGCAGCCCTCATCCTCATCCCCTTCGTCTGGATGATTAGCCTGTCCATGAAGCCGCCGGGTGAGATATTTCGTGAACACTTCGCGTTTCTCCCCGAGCAATGGTACGCGGTGCAGAACTACAGAAAAGCATTAACCTCCGCGCCGCTTCCGCGCTACATGGGCAATGGCGTACTGGTCTGTGCCGCAATCTTGACACTCCAAATCCTAATCTGCGCTCCCTGCGCCTATGCTCTCGCCAAACTGCGCTTTCCCGGCCGTGATCTGATCTTTGGTCTCGTATTGATCGGGCTCCTTCTGCCGCACCAGGTGCTCTCGCTGCCACTTTTCGTGCTCTGCTATGAACTCGGTATCCTCAACACCTATGCAGCGCTTATCTTTCCTTTCGTGGTCTCGCCGTTTGGCATCTTCCTCTTCCGCCAGGTGTTCAAGACCATTCCCGACGACGTGGTCCACGCCGCGCGCCTCGATGGGCTCTCGGAACTGGGCATCGTTTGGAAGGTGATGGTGCCGATGGCGCTCCCGGCGGTGATTGCTTTCTCGATCTTCTCCGTCGTTGGCCGTTGGAACGATCTCTTCTGGCCACTGATCGCGGTCCGTTCAGAGAGCCTGATGCCGCCACCGCTCGGGATTATTGCGTTCGCGAACGAGGAGGCAGGGAACGACTACGGGCCCCTCATGGCCGCCGCCACAATCGTCGTTCTTCCCCTTGTCATCGCCTTCCTCGCCGCTCAGAAGTGGTTCGTTGAAGGAATGACGGGGGGAGCCGTCAAATGA
- the phnF gene encoding phosphonate metabolism transcriptional regulator PhnF: MTGQNQPSSLYARRGASSLWRIMVEAIRKDIIGGTYKPGERLPTETELAAIFGVHRNTVRRAFAVLKERDYVRIEQGRGTFVKERVVHSRLGARTRLSTTVRDMHRISERRFVGSARVRVDRDLARDLRVPLAQFARRVDTLTLIDGIAASISSSYFPLPRFEGIEALIEQTGSLTESWNHFGIVDYHRFETRISAGLLSHTDSLLLALSRRQPVILMTNINVAVDGVPIVVTRGRMAPQHMEVVIRFSE, translated from the coding sequence ATGACCGGACAGAATCAACCATCTTCCCTCTACGCCAGGCGCGGCGCGAGTTCGCTATGGCGGATCATGGTCGAGGCCATCCGCAAGGATATCATCGGCGGGACGTATAAGCCGGGCGAACGCCTACCTACAGAAACTGAGCTAGCGGCGATCTTCGGCGTTCACCGCAACACCGTGCGCCGGGCATTCGCGGTGCTCAAGGAGCGCGACTATGTGCGCATCGAGCAGGGACGGGGTACCTTCGTCAAGGAGCGCGTTGTCCACTCCCGATTGGGTGCGCGGACCCGTCTGAGCACGACCGTGCGCGACATGCACAGGATCAGCGAGCGCCGGTTCGTCGGCTCCGCGCGGGTTCGCGTCGACAGGGATCTTGCGCGCGACCTCCGTGTGCCACTGGCCCAGTTCGCACGCAGAGTCGATACGCTGACGCTGATCGATGGTATTGCCGCCTCGATCTCGTCGAGCTATTTCCCACTGCCTCGATTCGAGGGAATCGAGGCGTTGATCGAACAGACGGGCAGTCTCACGGAATCCTGGAACCACTTTGGCATCGTCGACTATCACCGATTTGAGACGCGGATTTCCGCGGGTTTATTGTCACACACCGATTCCCTTCTGCTTGCGCTGTCGCGACGGCAACCGGTCATACTCATGACCAATATCAATGTGGCCGTTGACGGCGTTCCGATCGTGGTCACAAGAGGTCGAATGGCACCGCAACACATGGAAGTTGTCATTCGATTCAGCGAGTGA
- a CDS encoding HIT family protein yields the protein MAHESYSPAEILRLIDNSDERHFVAELETGIVTLSRNRQYFKGYCFYSAKRKARELHDLPIEIRTKHLLEMAMVAEAVQLSFGAKKMNVAFFGNSFAHVHWNIVPRYGTDPLPEDSIWTLDHKLIESHFLPEQEFSEVKATLREALSKLCERDRIPISFS from the coding sequence ATGGCTCATGAAAGCTATTCGCCGGCCGAAATCCTGCGGTTGATCGACAATTCAGACGAGCGTCATTTCGTTGCCGAGCTCGAAACAGGCATTGTTACGCTCAGCCGCAATCGTCAGTATTTCAAAGGCTACTGCTTCTATTCCGCGAAACGGAAGGCACGCGAACTGCATGATCTTCCGATTGAGATTCGCACGAAGCACCTTCTGGAAATGGCGATGGTCGCTGAGGCAGTTCAGTTGTCCTTTGGCGCGAAGAAAATGAACGTCGCATTCTTCGGAAATTCGTTCGCTCACGTGCATTGGAACATCGTTCCCCGTTACGGCACGGATCCGCTACCTGAAGATTCGATCTGGACGCTGGACCACAAGTTGATCGAATCGCACTTCCTACCGGAACAAGAGTTTTCGGAGGTGAAAGCCACTTTGCGCGAGGCGCTTTCCAAGCTCTGCGAGCGCGACCGGATTCCGATCTCCTTCTCCTGA
- a CDS encoding extracellular solute-binding protein: MKTMSLVISAIAGALIGVTAAHADPVTLRVGYAFPARDGLFRQPIVERFMQQNPDIRIVTEANAADCPALLQQLLRAAVTEDLPDVVASLCYPDMPVLAERGLLVPLDSFLAADPLWAAVGVRPEALAATQWKGKTIALPESVSTSIVYYNMGVIRKVRPNLSNLDLSWDDILSLADNIHTSIPALVPIFFEYYPDSYNWSFHALVYSHGGDVFTPDGKIAFDGAAGQGALQLMRRFGETGMVDMTTEQARQAFASGKIGIYVASSSRLEQLTANVGSTLDIRTGPFPQSAAGGRMPSGGSGLAIMTRDPAKQRAAWEYLKFALGAEAQTLMVSKTGLTPVNTIAVNDPKYLGDYYKSKPNALAGLAGLARIKSVNVYPGDNGPRITAVIRDHLQSVVTLKRTPDEALVDMVRGVQKLLPKR; this comes from the coding sequence ATGAAAACGATGTCTTTGGTAATCTCGGCCATCGCTGGCGCGCTCATTGGAGTGACCGCAGCCCATGCCGATCCGGTCACACTGCGGGTGGGCTACGCCTTTCCGGCCCGCGACGGCCTCTTCCGCCAGCCGATTGTCGAGCGGTTCATGCAACAGAACCCCGACATACGAATCGTCACGGAAGCCAACGCCGCCGACTGTCCGGCCCTGTTGCAGCAACTGCTGAGGGCGGCGGTCACCGAGGATCTGCCAGACGTCGTCGCCTCGCTCTGCTATCCGGATATGCCGGTCCTCGCCGAGCGAGGGCTGCTCGTACCACTCGACAGCTTTCTTGCCGCTGACCCGTTATGGGCCGCGGTGGGTGTGAGGCCAGAGGCGCTCGCCGCGACGCAATGGAAAGGCAAGACGATCGCCCTTCCGGAATCGGTATCGACGAGCATTGTTTACTACAACATGGGCGTCATTCGTAAGGTGCGTCCGAATCTCTCAAACTTGGATCTTTCTTGGGACGATATCCTGTCGCTCGCCGACAACATCCACACGTCGATCCCTGCACTTGTTCCGATTTTCTTTGAATATTATCCCGACAGTTACAATTGGTCGTTCCACGCGCTGGTATATAGCCATGGTGGCGACGTGTTCACACCCGACGGAAAGATCGCCTTCGACGGCGCTGCCGGGCAGGGCGCCTTGCAGTTGATGCGCCGCTTCGGTGAGACTGGCATGGTCGACATGACCACCGAACAGGCGCGCCAAGCCTTTGCCTCGGGCAAAATCGGCATTTATGTCGCCTCCAGTTCGCGCTTGGAACAATTGACCGCCAACGTTGGATCTACGCTCGACATCCGCACCGGTCCGTTCCCGCAATCGGCTGCCGGCGGCAGGATGCCCTCGGGTGGCAGCGGACTGGCGATCATGACTCGCGATCCAGCGAAACAGCGAGCGGCGTGGGAATACCTGAAATTCGCTCTCGGCGCGGAGGCGCAGACGCTGATGGTATCGAAGACCGGATTGACGCCGGTCAACACGATTGCGGTCAATGACCCGAAATACCTTGGCGACTATTACAAATCGAAGCCGAACGCCCTCGCTGGCCTTGCTGGGCTCGCCCGGATAAAGAGCGTGAACGTCTATCCCGGCGACAACGGGCCCCGCATCACCGCCGTGATTCGAGATCACCTGCAAAGTGTCGTGACGCTGAAAAGGACACCAGACGAAGCGCTCGTCGACATGGTTCGCGGTGTCCAAAAGCTCTTGCCGAAGCGCTGA
- a CDS encoding sugar ABC transporter permease, with product MAAYALAGPAVLLLFLLFFVPVIAVFVIALTDWQFGAHTFAFVGIANFREVFADDGFRASLLNTVIYVLIVVPGTVILGLAIAMLIESGRSLRALYRAIHFLPFMATLAAMAIAWEALLHPTIGLVNQTFSALGLPTANWLRDEVTALPVLAIIGIWQNLGFAMVLFLAGLKSIPRDLYDAAEIDGADLWLDRFRTVTLPMLGPVLMFVVIVVALRAFEAFDTVKVLTKGGPGHASDVLLYTLYRESFEFLRTGYGAAVAVVFLIIVVALTLIQARVMDKRVHYQ from the coding sequence ATGGCTGCCTACGCCCTCGCGGGGCCGGCGGTCCTGCTGCTTTTCCTGCTGTTCTTCGTACCTGTGATCGCCGTCTTCGTTATCGCGCTAACCGACTGGCAGTTCGGCGCGCACACCTTCGCCTTCGTTGGAATCGCGAACTTTCGCGAGGTATTCGCCGATGACGGATTTCGAGCCTCGCTCCTAAACACCGTCATCTATGTCCTGATTGTGGTGCCCGGCACCGTGATCCTCGGCCTTGCCATCGCAATGCTAATCGAGAGCGGACGGTCGCTGCGCGCTCTTTACCGCGCCATTCACTTTCTGCCATTCATGGCGACGCTGGCTGCGATGGCGATCGCATGGGAGGCGCTGCTCCATCCTACCATCGGCCTCGTCAACCAGACTTTCTCTGCGCTGGGGCTGCCCACAGCCAACTGGTTGCGCGACGAGGTGACCGCGTTGCCGGTGCTTGCAATCATCGGCATCTGGCAGAACCTCGGGTTCGCTATGGTTCTGTTTCTCGCCGGCCTCAAATCGATCCCCCGCGACCTCTACGATGCCGCCGAGATCGACGGTGCTGACCTCTGGCTAGATCGCTTCCGCACCGTCACCTTGCCAATGCTCGGTCCAGTATTGATGTTCGTCGTCATCGTTGTGGCGCTGCGCGCTTTCGAGGCCTTCGACACCGTCAAGGTGTTGACCAAGGGTGGGCCAGGCCACGCCTCGGATGTACTGCTCTACACGCTCTACCGCGAGAGCTTCGAATTTTTGCGCACCGGCTACGGCGCAGCCGTCGCCGTCGTATTCCTCATCATCGTCGTGGCACTAACGCTCATTCAAGCCCGCGTCATGGACAAGAGGGTGCACTACCAATGA
- a CDS encoding ABC transporter ATP-binding protein, whose translation MSDIHLHHITKSFGPTPILRGISLAIDHGEFLTLLGPSGCGKSTLLRILAGLEVQDSGSVRIGEGLVDGLRPKLRDVAMVFQSYALYPHMTVAANMALPLRMRRLNIWQRLPILGRLVPGARQISAEIDAEVARTAKALGIGHLLSRKPGQLSGGQRQRVAVGRAMVRHPAVFLMDEPLSNLDAKLRVQMRAEIKDLHRRLGVTFVYVTHDQAEAMTLSDRVAVMLDGELIQVAPPQDIYADPDDRRVAEFVGSPKINLLDAIVRERGLADALGTSFKILSDAPPGTALALGIRSEAFHLSECAGVNTLTGAVRLIEHMGSDLFVHLDLAGLDHPLIARLAAERAPQIALGQTLHLSVNPDRILVFGQDGKRLRSSGSAETPKVTPIRQFAL comes from the coding sequence ATGAGTGACATCCACCTTCATCACATCACCAAATCCTTTGGTCCAACGCCGATCCTTCGGGGTATTTCGCTTGCGATCGACCATGGAGAGTTCCTGACGCTGTTGGGGCCCTCGGGGTGCGGTAAGTCGACGCTCCTCAGGATTTTGGCGGGGCTGGAAGTGCAGGACAGCGGCTCCGTGAGGATCGGAGAGGGCCTAGTTGATGGCTTGCGGCCGAAGCTCCGTGATGTCGCCATGGTGTTCCAGTCCTACGCCCTTTATCCGCATATGACCGTGGCCGCCAATATGGCCCTGCCGCTTCGCATGCGGCGATTGAACATCTGGCAAAGGCTGCCGATCCTGGGACGGCTCGTGCCGGGCGCCCGGCAAATTTCGGCCGAAATCGACGCAGAAGTCGCCCGCACCGCAAAGGCGCTGGGCATCGGCCATCTGCTTTCCCGAAAGCCCGGCCAGCTCTCCGGCGGACAACGCCAGCGCGTCGCCGTGGGCCGCGCGATGGTCCGCCATCCTGCCGTCTTTTTGATGGACGAGCCGCTCAGTAATCTGGATGCCAAGCTCCGGGTCCAGATGCGCGCCGAGATCAAGGACCTCCATCGTCGTCTAGGCGTCACCTTCGTCTACGTCACCCACGACCAGGCCGAGGCGATGACGCTATCTGATCGAGTCGCAGTGATGCTCGATGGCGAGTTGATCCAGGTCGCTCCACCCCAAGATATCTATGCTGACCCCGACGACCGCCGCGTGGCCGAATTCGTCGGAAGCCCCAAGATCAACCTTCTCGACGCGATTGTGCGCGAGCGGGGCTTGGCCGATGCGCTGGGTACCAGCTTCAAGATCCTCTCCGATGCGCCGCCTGGTACGGCGCTCGCCCTTGGCATCCGTTCGGAAGCCTTCCACCTTTCCGAGTGCGCAGGCGTCAATACCCTGACCGGGGCGGTCCGGCTCATTGAGCACATGGGTTCCGACCTATTCGTCCATCTCGACCTCGCCGGCCTCGATCATCCGCTTATCGCCCGGCTCGCCGCCGAGCGGGCGCCCCAGATTGCGCTCGGCCAAACGCTGCATTTGTCGGTGAATCCCGACCGCATCCTGGTCTTTGGCCAGGACGGCAAGAGGCTTCGGTCGAGCGGGTCGGCGGAGACACCCAAGGTCACCCCGATCCGGCAGTTCGCCCTGTGA
- a CDS encoding class I SAM-dependent methyltransferase, with protein MTTKFPNFETPWSEFTGEGESYDLYRPSYPAEVASVIIDHVTNKRFDAPIVDVGSGTGIFTRVLAAEAQGRLSVIGVEPNADMIQIAGKSAPHDLQITFRIAPAERLPFPDKSVSAIAAATAAHRFDRQMFYTEVARTLLPDGMLALVHNRHRYWDSPALAEYHEFVEQCIPEYRRGTFTTVAGTYSTIDFYSELDADLRFADVNVRHWNWDFDVDLSHFLALSFSSSLMQRSASAIGKQAVAEKLTELFERYSQEGLLRQPHVTEVTLATKR; from the coding sequence ATGACTACCAAATTTCCCAATTTTGAGACCCCCTGGTCCGAGTTCACTGGCGAGGGCGAAAGCTATGACCTTTATAGACCCAGCTATCCCGCTGAAGTTGCGAGTGTGATCATTGATCACGTCACCAACAAACGCTTCGACGCCCCTATTGTGGACGTGGGAAGCGGCACAGGAATTTTCACAAGGGTGCTCGCCGCGGAAGCGCAGGGAAGGCTCTCCGTTATTGGAGTTGAGCCGAACGCAGACATGATCCAGATTGCTGGTAAGTCAGCGCCCCACGATCTGCAAATCACGTTCCGCATTGCACCAGCTGAGCGGCTGCCATTTCCAGACAAGTCTGTGTCTGCCATCGCGGCAGCTACAGCGGCCCACCGGTTTGATAGACAGATGTTCTACACCGAGGTCGCGCGCACATTGCTCCCAGATGGGATGTTGGCGCTTGTTCACAATCGACACCGATACTGGGACAGCCCGGCGCTTGCCGAATACCACGAATTCGTAGAACAGTGCATTCCAGAATATCGCAGAGGCACCTTCACAACCGTGGCTGGAACGTACTCGACGATCGACTTTTACAGCGAGCTCGATGCTGACCTCCGATTCGCAGACGTGAACGTTCGGCATTGGAATTGGGATTTTGATGTGGACCTTTCACACTTCCTTGCACTGAGTTTCTCGTCCAGCCTCATGCAGCGATCTGCCTCGGCGATTGGCAAGCAAGCCGTTGCCGAAAAGCTAACCGAATTATTTGAGCGATACTCGCAGGAAGGTCTACTGCGTCAACCTCACGTGACCGAAGTGACATTAGCGACAAAGCGATAA
- a CDS encoding porin, protein MRAIKQVVLTSAAAVIALSSAQAADLPVKAKAIEYVKACSLHGAGFYYIPGTDTCIRLGGYLRFDTTLLPNGVTGAPGANNRLSNYYSMRSREALDIDTRTATEYGVVRTFFEGLLQWTTGGYAGAGAPSGGATTYSGDTAAGGYLQVYLAFIQFAGFTFGQTQSQFNTPWTEYPANIFELPGSGGGDAVNQFTYTADFGQGITASFSAQDQVARYTTNIWNVSAATPVGLATGAYGASDIGGSRAPDLVAMLRVDQAWGLFQASVAAHDNHAAYYGAAEPTGHPADKWGWAGQLALSIKNLPTGPGDTINVSGMYANGASRYGFNSYMSTTYARYGSTGGTGAYQSLGIGGVSDSVFVAGAGQELTTVYGFNGGYTHNWDPHWATSLYGAWAAVRYDSRAKGYVCGAFVAGLALSSGVAGCNPDFNYAVVGARAIWTPVKNLSFTAELAYNMLDQKYAGGSTVTLPPQSGIAKPGAAYELKDQGAVNILLRAQRNW, encoded by the coding sequence ATAAGGGCGATCAAACAGGTTGTCTTGACTTCAGCGGCAGCTGTCATCGCGTTGAGTAGCGCACAAGCAGCTGACCTTCCCGTCAAAGCAAAAGCGATCGAGTACGTGAAGGCCTGCTCGCTGCATGGTGCCGGATTTTACTACATTCCGGGGACCGACACTTGCATCAGACTCGGCGGATACCTGCGTTTTGACACAACTCTCTTGCCGAACGGCGTAACCGGCGCGCCCGGAGCTAACAACCGCCTTAGTAACTACTACAGCATGCGGTCTCGTGAGGCCCTTGACATCGATACGCGTACCGCGACCGAGTACGGCGTCGTTCGGACCTTCTTCGAAGGCCTGCTCCAGTGGACCACTGGTGGCTACGCCGGTGCTGGCGCTCCCTCTGGCGGTGCCACCACGTACTCCGGTGACACGGCCGCAGGCGGTTACCTCCAGGTGTACCTCGCCTTCATCCAGTTCGCCGGCTTCACCTTCGGTCAAACGCAGTCGCAATTCAACACACCCTGGACCGAGTATCCAGCGAACATCTTCGAGCTGCCGGGCAGCGGCGGCGGAGATGCCGTCAATCAATTCACGTATACAGCCGACTTCGGTCAGGGCATCACCGCTTCCTTCTCGGCCCAGGATCAGGTCGCCAGATACACAACCAACATCTGGAACGTGAGTGCCGCGACGCCGGTAGGTCTCGCAACCGGCGCGTACGGTGCCAGCGACATCGGGGGATCGCGAGCTCCAGATCTCGTTGCTATGCTTCGCGTTGACCAAGCTTGGGGCCTCTTTCAGGCGTCGGTCGCAGCGCATGACAACCATGCCGCATATTATGGCGCGGCCGAGCCAACTGGTCATCCAGCCGACAAGTGGGGCTGGGCTGGGCAATTGGCCTTGTCGATCAAGAACCTCCCGACCGGGCCGGGTGACACCATCAATGTGAGCGGCATGTATGCCAATGGCGCAAGCCGCTATGGGTTCAACAGCTATATGTCGACGACTTACGCGAGATACGGCAGTACCGGAGGAACAGGTGCTTACCAAAGTCTCGGGATTGGCGGTGTGTCTGACTCCGTCTTTGTCGCCGGTGCCGGTCAGGAGCTGACCACGGTCTATGGTTTCAACGGTGGGTACACCCACAACTGGGATCCACATTGGGCCACCAGCCTCTACGGAGCGTGGGCTGCTGTCCGGTATGACAGCAGAGCGAAAGGTTACGTCTGCGGCGCATTCGTAGCAGGTCTCGCGCTATCGAGCGGCGTTGCCGGTTGCAACCCCGACTTCAACTACGCAGTTGTTGGTGCACGCGCAATCTGGACCCCGGTCAAGAACCTGTCCTTCACAGCCGAGCTTGCTTACAACATGCTCGATCAAAAGTATGCAGGCGGAAGCACTGTAACGCTGCCGCCCCAGTCAGGTATTGCCAAACCGGGTGCTGCTTATGAGCTGAAGGACCAGGGCGCCGTGAACATCCTTCTGCGCGCACAGCGGAATTGGTGA